In the Setaria italica strain Yugu1 chromosome VI, Setaria_italica_v2.0, whole genome shotgun sequence genome, one interval contains:
- the LOC101769392 gene encoding sister chromatid cohesion 1 protein 3 — protein sequence MFYSHTILARKSPLGTVWIAAHLERKIKKPQIDGIDIPSYAESIMFPEVPIALRLSGHLLLGLVRIYSWKVNYLFQDCNRMVTTIRTAFASVQVDLPVDADRAPFESITLPPTLNLDDLNLDDAIFLMETPDSHQKTRDQITLPEGEYVMIELDEGARVEPSVTGPSLHMEPTPIEDETFPPFHDGFGADNRNEEIPIDRPPGNLPVNSNVVNQTDEALDPPETMRAQESPGLMLTDSILGNDEPMDFNNDPSPFVQNKAITPPVIDETSSAGRQAPGRSIPNLQTPNTYDAFVDDAPLNFDTQLPEFQLEPSPPPVQENVDNRRPKAQVNKRKRKRKVKFDHEIILSNDYMKEQIDGAGLDKLICKRRKLPQTALDVWRFSRTNRKGSFLLEPVLHGMCTNLHETYERNFSRVSGPDAECTSGEPAAGVANDGLDAPPERQLSPNYRGTGELPPDLQLTPNPPGNVDAQPEPLPSPKSPGAAGAAPDDDMLPELPRFSPMDMPSPVRGNDTPYRTPGGTPPSWLGGTGVSEIPSSGGNGTGVSEIPSSGGNYSLPGQSTRDTDHMPFLFPINEDDDDQPEIPGLMSTPGGVSSVGTGTTRLGSMSTRTRAVAMFFKDHVPSTSSDGQPGKFSLNKILEGKARKQAARMFFETTVLKSYDYIDVQQEEPYGDIEISVKPSLSTAKL from the exons ATGTTCTACTCGCACACGATTCTCGCGCGGAAGAGCCCGCTGGGTACGGTGTGGATCGCCGCCCACCTCGAGCGCAAGATCAAGAAGCCGCAGATTGACGGCATCGACATCCCCTCCTACGCAG AGAGTATAATGTTCCCTGAGGTTCCAATTGCTCTAAGATTATCAGGGCATCTTCTTCTAGGTTTAGTTCGCATTTATTCGTGGAAGGTGAACTACCTGTTTCAAGATTGTAATCGAATGGTAACTACAATCAGAACTGCATTCGCTTCTGTCCAAGTCGATCTTCCAGTTGATGCAGATCGGGCCCCATTTGAGTCCATCACACTGCCACCAACATTAAATCTTGATGACTTAAACTTGGATGATGCAATTTTTCTGATGGA GACACCAGATAGTCATCAGAAGACTCGTGATCAGATTACTTTGCCTG AAGGAGAATATGTGATGATAGAACTTGATGAG GGTGCTAGAGTAGAGCCGTCAGTTACTGGTCCATCATTACACATGGAGCCTACACCAATTGAGGATGA GACATTCCCTCCATTTCATGATGGTTTTGGAGCTGATAATCGCAATGAAGAAATTCCCATAGATCGTCCCCCAGGCAATTTGCCAGTAAATTCCAATGTAGTCAATCAGACAGATGAAGCACTGGATCCACCAGAAACAATGCGTGCACAGGAGTCTCCTGGCCTGATGTTGACAGACTCAATACTTGGAAATGATGAACCCATGGATTTCAACAATGATCCTTCACCTTTTGTGCAAAACAAGGCTATCACCCCTCCAGTTATTGACGAAACATCTTCTGCTGGTCGACAAGCACCTGGAAGATCCATTCCCAATTTACAGACACCAAACACATATGATGCATTCGTAGATGATGCACCGCTAAATTTTG ACACCCAGCTACCTGAATTTCAGCTTGAGCCATCTCCACCTCCAGTACAAGAGAATGTTGATAATAGAAGGCCAAAAGCACAAGTTAacaagagaaagaggaagagaaaggtGAAATTTGATCACGAAATTATACTCTCCAATGA CTACATGAAGGAGCAAATTGATGGAGCTGGACTGGATAAGTTGATCTGCAAGAGAAGAAAGCTACCCCAAACAGCCCTCGATGTGTGGAGATTCAGCAGGACTAACAGAAAGGGCAGCTTCTTGCTTGAACCTGTGCTTCATG GGATGTGCACTAATCTTCATGAAACTTATGAGAGAAATTTCTCCCGTGTGAGTGGCCCTGATGCTGAGTGTACCTCTGGTGAACCCGCGGCTGGTGTAGCaaatgatggcctggatgcacCACCTGAACGGCAGCTCAGCCCAAATTATCGTGGAACAGGGGAGTTACCGCCTGACCTTCAACTCACCCCAAACCCTCCAGGAAATGTAGATGCACAACCTGAACCTTTGCCTTCCCCAAAGTCACCAGGAGCAGCAGGTGCTGCACCAGATGATGACATGTTGCCTGAGTTGCCCCGATTCTCACCAATGGACATGCCATCTCCAGTAAGAGGAAATGATACTCCTTACAGAACTCCTGGTGGAACCCCACCGTCTTGGCTTGGAGGAACTGGTGTTTCTGAAATACCATCATCTGGTGGGAATGGAACTGGTGTTTCTGAAATACCGTCATCTGGTGGGAACTATTCATTACCTGGACAGAGTACTCGTGATACCGATCATATGCCGTTCCTGTTCCCAAtcaatgaagatgatgatgatcaaccAGAGATCCCTGGGCTCATGAGTACTCCTGGAGGGGTATCTAGTGTAGGTACTGGAACCACCAGATTAGGAAGCATGTCTACTAGAACAAG GGCTGTTGCAATGTTCTTCAAGGATCATGTGCCTTCAACCTCATCTGATGGACAGCCTGGAAAATTCAGTTTGAACAAAATCTTGGAAGGGAAAGCAAGAAAGCAAGCTGCAAGGATGTTCTTTGAGACAACG GTTCTGAAGAGTTACGACTACATTGATGTCCAACAAGAGGAACCATATGGAGACATTGAAATTTCAGTTAAACCCTCCCTCTCCACAGCCAAACTCTGA
- the LOC101769796 gene encoding aspartyl protease family protein At5g10770 isoform X2 translates to MKNCSSDHRESRKSGAARTATVLELKHHSLTTIPDDPAARDQYLRRLLAADEARANSLQIKNNRGAAASTQSGSSAEVPLTSGIRFQTLNYVTTIGLGGGSSGSAATNLTVIVDTGSDLTWVQCKPCSSCYAQRDPLFDPAGSATYAAVRCNASACAASLKAATGTPGSCATTGGGGSEKCYYALAYGDGSSSRGVLATDTLALGGAARIDGFVFGCGLSNRGLFGGTAGLMGLGRTELSLVSQTASRYGGVFSYCLPASTSGDASGSLSLGGGGGASPSYRNTTLVAYTRMIADPAQPPFYFLNVTGAAVGGNPVAAAGLGAGNVLIDSGTVITRLAPSVYRAVRAEFTRQFGAAGYPATAGFSILDTCYDLTGHEEVKVPLLTLRMEGGAEVTVDAAGMLFVVRKDGSQVCLAMASLSYEDQTPIIGNYQQKNKRVVYDTAGSRIGFADEDCSFV, encoded by the exons atgaaGAACTGCTCATCAGACCACC GAGAGAGCAGGAAATCAGGGGCGGCAAGAACGGCCACCGTGCTAGAGCTCAAGCATCACTCGCTCACCACCATCCCCGACGACCCCGCGGCCCGCGACCAgtacctccgccgcctcctcgccgccgacgaagCGCGCGCCAACTCACTGCAGATCAAGAACAACAGGGGCGCAGCTGCGTCCACGCAGTCCGGCTCCTCAGCCGAGGTCCCACTGACCTCCGGCATCCGGTTCCAGACTCTCAACTACGTTACCACCATCGgtctcggcggcggcagctccggctccgccgccaccaaccTCACCGTCATCGTGGACACCGGCAGCGATCTCACGTGGGTGCAGTGCAAGCCCTGCTCCTCGTGCTACGCGCAGCGGGACCCGCTCTTCGACCCCGCCGGCTCCGCCACCTACGCCGCCGTCCGGTGCAACGCCTCGGCGTGCGCCGCCTCCCTCAAGGCCGCCACCGGCACGCCGGGCTCGtgcgccaccaccggcggcggcggcagcgagaaGTGCTACTACGCGCTGGCCTACGGCGACGGGTCGTCCAGCCGCGGCGTGCTCGCTACGGACACGCTggcgctcggcggcgccgccaggaTCGACGGCTTCGTGTTCGGGTGCGGGCTCAGCAACCGCGGCCTGTTCGGCGGCACGGCGGGGCTCATGGGCCTCGGCCGCACCGAGCTTTCACTGGTCTCGCAGACCGCGTCCCGGTACGGTGGCGTGTTCTCCTACTGCCTGCCGGCGTCGACCTCTGGCGACGCGTCGGGGTCCCTctccctcggcggcggcggtggcgcgtcGCCGTCTTACCGCAACACGACGCTCGTGGCGTACACCCGCATGATCGCCGACCCGGCGCAGCCGCCGTTCTACTTCCTCAACGTGACCGGCGCGGCTGTCGGCGGGAACCCGGTGGCCgccgcgggcctcggcgccggcAACGTGCTCATCGACTCCGGCACGGTGATCACGCGGCTGGCGCCGTCGGTGTACCGCGCCGTGCGCGCCGAGTTCACGCGCCAGTTCGGCGCGGCGGGGTacccggcgacggcggggttCTCGATCCTGGACACGTGCTACGACCTGACGGGTCACGAGGAGGTGAAGGTGCCGCTGCTGACGCTGCGGAtggagggcggcgcggaggtgaCGGTGGACGCCGCCGGGATGCTGTTCGTGGTGAGGAAGGACGGGTCGCAGGTGTGCCTGGCCATGGCAAGCCTGTCTTACGAGGACCAGACGCCCATCATCGGCAACTACCAGCAGAAGAACAAGAGGGTGGTGTACGACACGGCGGGGTCCAGGATAGGATTCGCCGACGAGGACTGCAGCTTTGTATAG
- the LOC101769796 gene encoding aspartyl protease family protein At5g10770 isoform X1: MAAAHRLVLLVLALLAVATIAAAASGARRAAVVGKSAVVSLLELDGRGAARETRSGSCYADAKRAEMLGESRKSGAARTATVLELKHHSLTTIPDDPAARDQYLRRLLAADEARANSLQIKNNRGAAASTQSGSSAEVPLTSGIRFQTLNYVTTIGLGGGSSGSAATNLTVIVDTGSDLTWVQCKPCSSCYAQRDPLFDPAGSATYAAVRCNASACAASLKAATGTPGSCATTGGGGSEKCYYALAYGDGSSSRGVLATDTLALGGAARIDGFVFGCGLSNRGLFGGTAGLMGLGRTELSLVSQTASRYGGVFSYCLPASTSGDASGSLSLGGGGGASPSYRNTTLVAYTRMIADPAQPPFYFLNVTGAAVGGNPVAAAGLGAGNVLIDSGTVITRLAPSVYRAVRAEFTRQFGAAGYPATAGFSILDTCYDLTGHEEVKVPLLTLRMEGGAEVTVDAAGMLFVVRKDGSQVCLAMASLSYEDQTPIIGNYQQKNKRVVYDTAGSRIGFADEDCSFV, translated from the exons ATGGCGGCCGCTCATCGCCTAGTTCTTCTCGTCCTCGCGCTTCTCGCCGTCGCCACCAttgccgccgctgcctctgGCGCCCGGCGAGCTGCGGTAGTAGGGAAGAGCGCCGTGGTCTCGCTGCTGGAGTTGGATGGCCGAGGTGCAGCGAGGGAGACCCGGAGCGGCAGCTGCTACGCCGACGCGAAGCGTGCTGAAATGCTAG GAGAGAGCAGGAAATCAGGGGCGGCAAGAACGGCCACCGTGCTAGAGCTCAAGCATCACTCGCTCACCACCATCCCCGACGACCCCGCGGCCCGCGACCAgtacctccgccgcctcctcgccgccgacgaagCGCGCGCCAACTCACTGCAGATCAAGAACAACAGGGGCGCAGCTGCGTCCACGCAGTCCGGCTCCTCAGCCGAGGTCCCACTGACCTCCGGCATCCGGTTCCAGACTCTCAACTACGTTACCACCATCGgtctcggcggcggcagctccggctccgccgccaccaaccTCACCGTCATCGTGGACACCGGCAGCGATCTCACGTGGGTGCAGTGCAAGCCCTGCTCCTCGTGCTACGCGCAGCGGGACCCGCTCTTCGACCCCGCCGGCTCCGCCACCTACGCCGCCGTCCGGTGCAACGCCTCGGCGTGCGCCGCCTCCCTCAAGGCCGCCACCGGCACGCCGGGCTCGtgcgccaccaccggcggcggcggcagcgagaaGTGCTACTACGCGCTGGCCTACGGCGACGGGTCGTCCAGCCGCGGCGTGCTCGCTACGGACACGCTggcgctcggcggcgccgccaggaTCGACGGCTTCGTGTTCGGGTGCGGGCTCAGCAACCGCGGCCTGTTCGGCGGCACGGCGGGGCTCATGGGCCTCGGCCGCACCGAGCTTTCACTGGTCTCGCAGACCGCGTCCCGGTACGGTGGCGTGTTCTCCTACTGCCTGCCGGCGTCGACCTCTGGCGACGCGTCGGGGTCCCTctccctcggcggcggcggtggcgcgtcGCCGTCTTACCGCAACACGACGCTCGTGGCGTACACCCGCATGATCGCCGACCCGGCGCAGCCGCCGTTCTACTTCCTCAACGTGACCGGCGCGGCTGTCGGCGGGAACCCGGTGGCCgccgcgggcctcggcgccggcAACGTGCTCATCGACTCCGGCACGGTGATCACGCGGCTGGCGCCGTCGGTGTACCGCGCCGTGCGCGCCGAGTTCACGCGCCAGTTCGGCGCGGCGGGGTacccggcgacggcggggttCTCGATCCTGGACACGTGCTACGACCTGACGGGTCACGAGGAGGTGAAGGTGCCGCTGCTGACGCTGCGGAtggagggcggcgcggaggtgaCGGTGGACGCCGCCGGGATGCTGTTCGTGGTGAGGAAGGACGGGTCGCAGGTGTGCCTGGCCATGGCAAGCCTGTCTTACGAGGACCAGACGCCCATCATCGGCAACTACCAGCAGAAGAACAAGAGGGTGGTGTACGACACGGCGGGGTCCAGGATAGGATTCGCCGACGAGGACTGCAGCTTTGTATAG